TTGGCGCGAATTCCACGGGGATGAAAGAAGAAACCCACCGAACTCGAAGGATGCAACAACAATgtcactctctctttctcttatttttttttgtttactcaTTCCtacagtctctctctctctcttcctcccaGTTTCATGTTTCTATTTCAGTTTCTGGTGATCccatcgtttttttttgttctgtgtGGTGACCTTTATTCCTCTGAACGTCTTTATATTGGGGTAATATATCggtgatttgatttttggtCTTGTCTGAAACTGTAATCGGATTGTCTGAATCCCTCTCCGGTGTGTCTGTTTGTCTCGGAATCTACAGATTCTATATGTTTCTTGCGTAACAAGTCACTATACTGCGGAAAAATGGATCACCTTCACTTGTAATCATTGTGAAGAAGAAAAGACTCACCGATATTGAACAATGGTACGCTACGTGAACGTACAGTTTACATTTTTGATTGTTCAGTTTTAGGGAGCTTAAGATTATCGATAGCTTTTTGGCTGATTCATATTGAACATTGTTGTTGTTCCTTTTAACATTTTACATTATTGTGACGCTTTTGGTAAAATGCAGGGAACTCCAGTAAATATTATTGTAGGTTCTCATGTTTGGGTTGAAGACTCAGACGTGGCTTGGATTGATGGTGAGGTTGAAAAGCTCACTGGACAAGAAGTTGTGATCCAAGCCACAACTGGAAAGAAGGCAAGTCAATCATTAACATTTCAACTTGTCACCTGTAGTAATATGATCCCATAACTCTTTTAATTTACAGATAACTGCAAAGTTGTCAAAGATATACCCAAAGGATGTGGAAGCTCCTGCAGGTGGTGTTGATGACATGACAAAGCTGTCTTACCTTCACGAACCTGGTGTCCTTCAGAACTTAAAGATCAGATATGAACTTAATGAGATCTATGTTAGTACTTTATTTCTTACTTACAGATATGTTTAGACCTTCAGTCTTGATTGTAGAATCTATTTTTTTCATGACAGACATACACAGGAAACATCCTTATAGCGATAAATCCTTTTCAACGGTTGCCTCACATCTACGATGCCCATATGATGCAACAATACAAAGGAGCACCTTTTGGAGAACTAAATCCTCATGTTTTTGCAGTCGCTGATGTTGCATACAGGTGATTTTAACTACttgtctatatatattataattcaCATATAAGTTGTCAGCCTAAGAAGCCCTTTGTCTATGTACACTCAGGGCCATGATTAACGAAGGGAAAAGCAATTCGATTCTTGTAAGTGGCGAGAGCGGAGCAGGAAAAACTGAAACCACTAAGATGCT
This is a stretch of genomic DNA from Raphanus sativus cultivar WK10039 unplaced genomic scaffold, ASM80110v3 Scaffold3137, whole genome shotgun sequence. It encodes these proteins:
- the LOC130506346 gene encoding myosin-11-like; the protein is MGTPVNIIVGSHVWVEDSDVAWIDGEVEKLTGQEVVIQATTGKKITAKLSKIYPKDVEAPAGGVDDMTKLSYLHEPGVLQNLKIRYELNEIYTYTGNILIAINPFQRLPHIYDAHMMQQYKGAPFGELNPHVFAVADVAYRAMINEGKSNSILVSGESGAGKTETTKMLMRYLAYLGGRAVTEGRTVEQQVLE